The following are encoded together in the Hyalangium ruber genome:
- a CDS encoding trypsin-like serine peptidase, translating to MRIPWRTRFLGPLLCTLAVGCGSLEEGEPLPEVEPLGESKAPVVYGTDNRTDVYAHADATLRIRAQQSTVALMRPGVLNTSSSSNVTFSAQTLGAYYNLCTTERFRDDLTPAFCSGTLIDDDLVLTAGHCITSASDCSNTRFVFNFYRTASGTMQTVTTADVFSCQSIVARAQGTVNGQNLDYAVVRLDRAAAPRFTPAPVRPGNSAMAAGQPVAVIGSGSGIPYKIDSGGSVRDARAGTLDYFVASTDTFGGNSGSGVYELSDYTVAGILVRGETDYVSNGSCRVVNVCTETGCRGEDITYVRPAINAYCQVAGSMRLCGTSEPPPPPPPPENGLNYTATNTDSAQQNTVNQVLALTAGQKITLGTCGVTGSAFTGDTYLRLFGPGGTEVAGNDDACGGRGSSLSFTVPAGGSGNYEVRAGCYSSGSCTGTVVWEIVTGTPPSGGSYTFSASNTSGATKNTVNKDVAISAGQAITLGTCGVTGSAFSGDTYLRLFGPGGTEVASNDDACSGAGSNLGYTATTSGTYQIRAGCYSNKSCSGTVAWMLQ from the coding sequence ATGCGAATCCCCTGGCGCACACGCTTTCTCGGACCCCTGTTGTGTACCCTCGCCGTTGGCTGCGGCTCCCTCGAGGAGGGCGAGCCCTTGCCAGAGGTGGAGCCGCTGGGTGAGTCCAAGGCCCCGGTCGTCTACGGCACCGACAACCGCACGGACGTGTACGCCCACGCGGACGCCACGCTGCGCATCCGGGCCCAGCAGTCCACCGTGGCGCTCATGCGCCCCGGCGTGCTCAACACCTCCAGCTCCAGCAACGTCACCTTCAGCGCGCAGACGCTGGGCGCGTACTACAACCTGTGTACCACCGAGCGCTTCCGGGACGACCTGACGCCGGCCTTCTGCTCGGGCACGCTGATCGACGATGACCTGGTGCTCACCGCCGGTCACTGCATCACCAGCGCTTCGGACTGCTCCAACACGCGGTTCGTCTTCAACTTCTACCGCACGGCTTCCGGGACGATGCAGACGGTCACCACCGCCGACGTCTTCTCGTGCCAGAGCATCGTCGCGCGCGCGCAGGGCACGGTGAACGGGCAGAACCTGGACTACGCCGTCGTCCGGCTGGACCGGGCGGCCGCGCCGCGCTTCACCCCGGCGCCGGTGCGCCCGGGTAACAGCGCCATGGCGGCGGGGCAGCCGGTGGCCGTCATCGGCTCGGGCAGCGGCATTCCATACAAGATCGACTCGGGCGGCTCGGTGCGCGACGCGCGCGCGGGCACGCTGGACTACTTCGTGGCCAGCACGGACACCTTCGGCGGCAACTCGGGCTCGGGCGTGTACGAGCTGAGTGACTACACGGTGGCGGGCATCCTCGTGCGCGGCGAGACGGACTACGTCTCCAACGGCAGCTGCCGCGTGGTGAACGTGTGTACCGAGACGGGCTGCCGCGGCGAGGACATCACCTACGTGCGCCCCGCCATCAACGCCTACTGCCAGGTGGCGGGCAGCATGCGGCTGTGCGGAACCTCCGAGCCGCCGCCGCCTCCTCCTCCGCCGGAGAATGGCCTCAACTACACCGCGACCAACACCGACAGTGCGCAGCAGAACACCGTCAACCAGGTGCTGGCCCTCACGGCGGGCCAGAAGATCACCCTGGGCACCTGCGGGGTGACGGGCAGCGCGTTCACCGGGGACACCTACCTGCGCCTGTTCGGCCCGGGTGGCACCGAGGTGGCCGGCAATGACGACGCGTGCGGTGGCCGGGGTTCGAGCCTGAGCTTCACCGTGCCGGCGGGCGGGAGCGGCAACTACGAGGTTCGCGCCGGCTGCTACTCCAGCGGCAGCTGCACGGGCACCGTGGTGTGGGAGATCGTCACGGGCACGCCGCCCTCGGGGGGCTCGTACACCTTCAGCGCGAGCAACACCTCCGGCGCCACCAAGAACACGGTGAACAAGGATGTGGCGATCAGCGCCGGTCAGGCCATCACCCTGGGCACCTGCGGAGTGACGGGCAGCGCGTTCAGCGGCGACACCTACCTGCGCCTGTTCGGCCCGGGTGGTACCGAGGTGGCTTCCAATGACGACGCGTGCAGCGGCGCGGGCTCGAACCTCGGGTACACCGCCACGACGAGCGGCACGTACCAGATCCGTGCCGGCTGCTACTCCAACAAGAGCTGCAGCGGCACCGTGGCCTGGATGCTCCAGTAA
- the dbpA gene encoding ATP-dependent RNA helicase DbpA translates to MDFAELALSPPLLQVLAELDFQTVTPIQAQSIPVLLQGRDLIGQAQTGRGKTAAFALPILQKVQLQKRRVQAIVLCPTRELCAQVAGEVRRLGRRLPGLQVLVLAGGQPIRPQLEALEKGAHIAVGTPGRVLDLLQREALETRQLATVVLDEADRMLDMGFSEEMEQILQGLPTKRQTVLFSATFPPTIEEMSRAFQKEPVRITVVEADAAPDIQQLAYEGAPEGKTALLLRILRHYQPASAIVFCNHKATVVELTQALVDAGVSAEGLQGDLEQSERDRVMAKFRNHSIRILIATDVAGRGIDVEALDAVINFELPFQAEPYVHRIGRTGRAGRRGLAISLVGPRDERKIEAIEQATGVKLERASVEALPPADAKGGVPLQSEWETLYISSGRKDKMRPGDILGALTGEAGGLSASDVGKIEIQDHLSYVAVSKRIVRVALQRLRDGRIKGRKHRIEWVK, encoded by the coding sequence ATGGACTTTGCCGAGCTCGCTCTTTCACCGCCGCTGCTCCAGGTCCTCGCGGAGCTGGATTTCCAGACCGTCACACCCATCCAGGCCCAGAGCATCCCCGTCTTGTTGCAGGGACGCGATCTCATCGGCCAGGCGCAGACGGGCAGAGGAAAGACCGCGGCCTTCGCGCTTCCCATCCTGCAGAAGGTCCAGCTCCAGAAGCGCCGGGTCCAGGCGATCGTGCTCTGCCCCACGCGGGAGCTCTGCGCGCAGGTCGCCGGAGAGGTGCGCCGTCTGGGCCGCAGGTTGCCCGGACTCCAAGTCCTCGTGCTCGCGGGAGGCCAGCCCATCCGGCCCCAACTGGAGGCCCTGGAGAAGGGCGCCCATATCGCCGTCGGAACCCCGGGCCGCGTGCTGGACCTGCTCCAGCGGGAAGCACTGGAGACGCGCCAGCTCGCCACCGTGGTGCTCGATGAAGCCGACCGGATGCTCGACATGGGCTTCAGCGAGGAGATGGAGCAGATCCTCCAAGGCCTCCCGACCAAGCGTCAGACTGTGCTCTTCTCGGCGACGTTCCCTCCCACCATCGAGGAGATGAGCCGCGCGTTCCAGAAGGAGCCCGTGCGCATCACGGTGGTTGAGGCGGACGCGGCCCCCGACATCCAACAGCTCGCCTACGAAGGCGCGCCCGAGGGAAAGACGGCGCTGCTGCTGCGAATCCTGCGGCACTACCAACCAGCCTCCGCCATCGTCTTCTGCAACCACAAGGCGACGGTCGTCGAGCTGACGCAGGCGCTCGTCGATGCCGGCGTGAGCGCCGAAGGACTCCAAGGCGACCTGGAGCAGAGCGAGCGCGACCGCGTCATGGCGAAGTTCCGAAACCACAGCATCCGGATCCTCATCGCCACGGACGTGGCGGGGCGAGGCATCGACGTCGAAGCCCTGGATGCAGTCATCAACTTCGAGCTGCCCTTCCAGGCCGAGCCCTACGTCCACCGCATCGGCCGTACGGGACGCGCGGGCAGAAGAGGTCTGGCCATTTCCCTCGTCGGCCCGCGAGACGAGCGCAAGATCGAAGCCATCGAGCAAGCCACTGGCGTCAAGCTGGAGCGCGCCAGCGTGGAGGCGCTGCCCCCGGCGGACGCAAAGGGCGGAGTGCCGCTCCAGTCCGAGTGGGAGACGCTCTACATCTCCTCCGGGCGCAAGGACAAGATGCGCCCAGGAGACATCCTCGGTGCCCTGACGGGAGAGGCCGGCGGGCTGAGCGCCTCCGACGTCGGCAAGATCGAGATCCAGGATCACCTGTCCTACGTCGCCGTCTCCAAGCGAATCGTGCGCGTGGCGCTCCAGCGCCTGCGCGACGGCCGCATCAAGGGCCGCAAGCACCGCATCGAGTGGGTCAAGTAG
- a CDS encoding sigma 54-interacting transcriptional regulator, giving the protein MQARSGPLRLKLLVLSGAQVGQSHLLAPGSYRLGKSPECDIVLNDKAVSRQHLRLDVSESGVRATDMESHNGSFCEGMRFTELEVRPGAVLKVGATEMKLVPETSRERVIPPSERTQFGGLVGSSRRMREVFTLLERLAPGGADVLIQGETGTGKELCAEAIHAQGPRAKGPFVIVDLAGIAPSLIESELFGHVKGAFTGAQSDRAGAFERASGGTVFLDEVGELPPEVQPRLLRVLERRQVKRVGANDYRALEVRVLAATHVDLEKAVQEGKFRADLYHRLAVLRVTLPPLRERPEDIALLIDTVLERAGRPASALSEATRALLLQYPWPGNVRELRNVVERVVNLGEEALPDMEPARIPAAERSSGGSAAKLDLPFKEAKERLIEGFERDYLQGLIERCGGNISRAAREAGIARLYLRKLLHKHGLAAKDGDGDE; this is encoded by the coding sequence ATGCAGGCCCGCTCCGGCCCGCTGCGGCTGAAGCTTCTCGTGCTGTCGGGAGCCCAGGTGGGGCAGAGCCACCTGCTGGCGCCCGGCTCGTACCGCCTGGGCAAGTCGCCCGAGTGCGACATCGTCCTCAACGACAAGGCCGTCTCGCGCCAGCACCTGCGCCTGGACGTGTCCGAGTCGGGCGTGCGGGCCACCGACATGGAGTCGCACAACGGCTCGTTCTGCGAGGGCATGCGCTTCACGGAGCTGGAGGTGCGCCCGGGCGCGGTGCTGAAGGTGGGCGCCACGGAGATGAAGCTGGTGCCGGAGACCTCGCGCGAGCGGGTCATCCCTCCCTCCGAGCGCACCCAATTCGGCGGGCTGGTGGGCAGCAGCCGGCGGATGCGCGAGGTGTTCACCCTGCTGGAGCGGCTCGCCCCGGGCGGCGCGGACGTGCTCATTCAAGGAGAGACGGGCACCGGCAAGGAGCTGTGCGCGGAGGCCATCCACGCCCAGGGCCCACGCGCCAAGGGGCCCTTCGTCATCGTGGACCTCGCCGGCATTGCTCCCTCCCTGATCGAGTCGGAGCTCTTCGGCCACGTGAAGGGCGCCTTCACCGGAGCGCAGTCGGACCGGGCGGGCGCCTTCGAGCGGGCCTCCGGCGGCACCGTCTTCCTGGACGAGGTGGGCGAGCTCCCGCCGGAAGTTCAGCCACGCCTGCTGCGTGTGCTCGAGCGGCGCCAGGTGAAGCGCGTGGGCGCCAATGACTACCGGGCCCTGGAGGTGCGGGTGCTGGCCGCCACGCACGTGGACCTGGAGAAGGCGGTGCAGGAAGGGAAGTTCCGCGCGGACCTGTACCACCGGCTCGCCGTGCTGCGCGTCACCTTGCCCCCGCTGCGCGAGCGGCCCGAGGACATCGCGCTGCTCATCGACACCGTGCTGGAGCGCGCCGGCCGTCCCGCCAGCGCCCTGTCGGAAGCGACGCGCGCATTGCTGCTCCAGTACCCCTGGCCGGGCAACGTGCGCGAGCTGCGCAACGTGGTGGAGCGCGTGGTGAACCTCGGCGAGGAGGCCCTGCCGGACATGGAGCCAGCGCGTATCCCCGCCGCCGAGCGCTCCTCCGGCGGGAGCGCCGCCAAGCTGGATCTGCCCTTCAAGGAGGCCAAGGAGCGGCTCATCGAGGGCTTCGAGCGCGACTACCTCCAGGGCCTCATCGAGCGCTGCGGCGGCAACATCTCCCGCGCCGCGCGCGAGGCCGGCATCGCCCGGCTCTACCTGCGCAAGCTGCTCCACAAGCACGGGCTCGCCGCCAAGGACGGGGACGGCGACGAGTGA
- a CDS encoding serine/threonine-protein kinase: MQDTDDSGFSGPAPEPTKTESIAEAAAEPSPPPRKGPETGPTAMPGELAGPRRTETDRVGRFLPLRVLGEGGMGVVYAAYDPDLDRKVALKLLRVTGGERDLELGYSRLLREAQAMARISHPNVIPVFEAAPWQGQVYVAMELVDGGTLREWVRSEPRSWREVLEKYLAAGRGLAAAHAAGLVHRDFKPANVLVGRDGRVFVTDFGLVRAVGESGRDEGGRSLLAPLPSKMLSEPLTQTGMVMGTPAYMSPEQFRGEVVDARSDQFSFCAGLYRDLYGQRPFDPDQLSRFAAARSSKGPDTGGPGRTVSLKKPDEATPASPILEPPRDARVPAWVRRAVMRGLSLEPADRFASMEALLEALSQEQRLAVKRRRLGVSVALAGVLGVAGAGAWWNSRVCAGAEGLLTDIWGPTARQRLAAAFEATGNVVAGERAQRVGELLDAYAGAWARQHTEACEDTRVRQVQTEELLSQRVVCLERRRKDLRAVVEALAGTDRAGVDKALDAVYALPSPQDCADLEALNGQQPRPADPALRAELEQLEGQVSEVKAQLDLSRYPVALEKARALEPKVLATGYLPLMAEVRFHLGWLQALKGEKEQGAGVLEQAVYDAEAGRTDRLEVSVLNKLLYVEGERKRFEHATRWARLGEATLQRLGGDAVLEGDLLVNQANLALMQDQPQQARGLLEKASERLARVLPSGHPKRARVAFTLGRTLLELGAFAESKQVLEDALRQTEAAVGPLHMDTARRHMALSMALRELKEYPQALEHAQANVRIQRKLVGPTYLGLAEALDEEGMSLLALKRYEEALKVYEEALAVKRQNLEEGDELFQYSYDGVGQALLGLGRTREALEPLRLAVTFTDAQEDSLGESGFALAHALYKEGQPEEARTEAKRAYERFTSAGRTAQAQEVQAWLDALPR, from the coding sequence ATGCAGGACACGGATGACTCGGGCTTCTCCGGCCCGGCACCAGAGCCAACGAAGACAGAATCCATCGCGGAGGCCGCCGCCGAGCCGAGCCCCCCGCCGCGCAAGGGCCCGGAGACAGGGCCGACCGCCATGCCCGGGGAGCTCGCCGGGCCGCGGCGGACGGAGACCGACCGGGTAGGGCGGTTCCTCCCGCTCCGGGTGCTGGGCGAGGGCGGCATGGGCGTGGTGTACGCCGCCTATGACCCGGACCTGGACCGGAAGGTCGCCCTCAAGCTGCTGCGCGTGACGGGCGGGGAGCGGGATCTGGAGCTGGGGTACTCGCGGCTGTTGCGCGAGGCGCAGGCCATGGCCCGCATCTCGCACCCCAACGTCATCCCCGTCTTCGAGGCGGCCCCCTGGCAAGGCCAGGTCTACGTGGCCATGGAGCTGGTGGACGGGGGCACGCTGCGCGAGTGGGTGCGCTCGGAGCCCCGCTCCTGGCGCGAGGTGCTGGAGAAGTACCTCGCCGCGGGCCGGGGGCTGGCGGCCGCGCACGCTGCGGGCCTGGTCCACCGCGACTTCAAGCCGGCCAACGTGCTGGTGGGACGCGACGGCCGCGTCTTCGTCACCGACTTCGGCCTGGTCCGCGCGGTGGGCGAGTCCGGCCGGGACGAGGGCGGGCGCTCGCTGCTGGCGCCGCTCCCTTCGAAGATGCTGAGCGAGCCGCTCACGCAGACCGGCATGGTGATGGGCACGCCCGCATATATGTCGCCCGAGCAGTTCCGGGGCGAGGTGGTGGACGCGCGCTCGGATCAGTTCAGCTTCTGCGCCGGGTTGTACCGGGACCTCTATGGGCAGCGCCCCTTCGATCCGGATCAGCTCTCGCGGTTCGCGGCGGCGCGGTCCTCGAAGGGCCCGGACACGGGAGGCCCAGGCCGCACCGTCTCGCTGAAGAAGCCCGACGAGGCGACGCCCGCCTCTCCCATCCTCGAGCCTCCCCGGGACGCGCGGGTGCCCGCCTGGGTCCGCCGCGCGGTGATGCGTGGGCTGTCGCTGGAGCCGGCCGACCGCTTCGCCTCCATGGAGGCGCTGCTGGAGGCGCTGTCCCAGGAGCAGCGGCTGGCGGTGAAGCGCCGGCGGTTGGGCGTGAGCGTGGCGCTGGCGGGAGTGCTGGGCGTGGCGGGCGCGGGCGCGTGGTGGAACTCGCGGGTGTGCGCGGGGGCCGAGGGGCTGCTGACGGACATCTGGGGCCCCACGGCGCGGCAGCGGCTGGCGGCGGCCTTCGAGGCCACGGGCAACGTGGTGGCCGGCGAGCGGGCCCAGCGCGTGGGCGAGCTGCTGGACGCCTACGCGGGCGCGTGGGCGCGGCAGCACACCGAGGCGTGCGAGGACACGCGGGTGCGGCAGGTGCAGACGGAGGAGCTGTTGTCCCAGCGGGTGGTGTGCCTGGAGCGGCGGCGCAAGGACTTGCGGGCGGTGGTGGAGGCGCTGGCGGGCACGGACCGGGCGGGAGTGGACAAGGCGCTGGATGCCGTCTACGCGCTGCCTTCGCCCCAGGACTGCGCGGACCTCGAGGCGCTGAACGGGCAGCAGCCCCGACCGGCGGACCCCGCCCTGCGCGCGGAGCTGGAGCAGCTGGAGGGCCAGGTCTCGGAGGTGAAGGCGCAGCTGGACCTGAGCCGCTACCCGGTCGCGCTGGAGAAGGCGCGCGCGTTGGAGCCGAAGGTGCTGGCCACGGGCTACCTGCCGCTGATGGCGGAGGTGCGCTTCCACCTGGGCTGGCTCCAGGCGCTCAAGGGCGAGAAGGAGCAGGGCGCGGGAGTGCTGGAGCAGGCCGTGTATGACGCCGAGGCCGGGCGGACGGACCGGTTGGAGGTCTCCGTGCTCAACAAGCTCCTCTATGTGGAGGGGGAGCGGAAGCGCTTCGAGCACGCCACGCGCTGGGCGCGGTTGGGCGAGGCGACGCTGCAGCGGCTTGGCGGGGACGCGGTGCTGGAGGGAGACCTGCTGGTGAACCAGGCCAACCTCGCCCTCATGCAGGATCAGCCGCAGCAGGCGCGCGGGCTCTTGGAGAAGGCCTCCGAGCGGCTGGCGCGGGTGCTGCCGTCGGGGCACCCCAAGCGGGCGCGGGTGGCCTTCACGCTGGGGCGGACGTTGCTGGAGCTGGGCGCCTTCGCCGAGTCGAAGCAGGTGCTGGAGGACGCCCTGCGCCAGACGGAGGCCGCCGTGGGCCCGCTGCACATGGACACGGCGCGCCGGCACATGGCCCTCTCCATGGCGCTGCGCGAGCTGAAGGAGTACCCCCAGGCGCTGGAGCACGCCCAGGCGAACGTGCGCATCCAGCGCAAGCTGGTGGGGCCCACCTACCTGGGGCTGGCCGAGGCGCTGGACGAGGAGGGCATGAGCCTGCTCGCGCTCAAGCGCTACGAGGAGGCGCTGAAGGTGTACGAGGAGGCGCTGGCGGTGAAGCGCCAGAACCTGGAGGAGGGGGACGAGCTCTTCCAGTACTCCTATGACGGTGTCGGCCAGGCGCTGCTCGGCCTGGGGCGGACCCGCGAGGCGCTGGAGCCGCTGCGGCTGGCGGTGACGTTCACCGACGCCCAGGAGGACTCGCTGGGCGAGTCCGGCTTCGCCCTCGCGCACGCCCTATATAAGGAGGGGCAGCCCGAGGAGGCCCGGACCGAGGCGAAGCGCGCCTATGAGCGCTTCACCTCCGCCGGCCGCACCGCGCAGGCCCAGGAGGTGCAAGCCTGGCTCGACGCGCTCCCTCGATAG
- a CDS encoding PQQ-dependent sugar dehydrogenase, with the protein MRSSAFTRLAVVSAALLPLAGCYGLISSRGGGETQFKPPRRMEPADVALPPGYRLEVVTTGLTYPTGVAFDDAGTPHVIEAGYSYGEDFTEARLVRIEKDGQRTVVARGDHPPWTGVTFHQGAFYIAEGGQKDGGRIVRVTPDGQLTPLLSGLPSLGDHHTNGPAIGPDGALYFSVGTATNAGVVGPDNAHMGWLGRHPKFHDIPCQDITLNGTNYTSDNPLTPDPDDKATTGAYVPFGTPTERGQTIAGQVPCSGAIFRLPPGATAPELVAWGFRNPYGLAFSPSGRLYATDNGYDMRGSRPLYGAPDLLWEVTPDTWYGWPDFSGDRAVSQEWHKPPGQQNAPRALLQLPPTSAPPKPTARLGVHSSSNRFDFSRSPEFGHVGHAFIAQFGDMTPNTGKVFGPVGFKVVRVDVATGTIHDFAANLDKGSGGPASRLGRAGLERPMDARFDPSGRALYIVDFGVMTLDGEGNIHPYKETGVLWRVTRAPEGT; encoded by the coding sequence ATGCGTTCCTCCGCTTTCACCCGGCTGGCCGTGGTGTCCGCTGCCCTGCTCCCGCTGGCCGGCTGCTACGGCCTCATCTCCTCGCGAGGTGGCGGCGAAACCCAGTTCAAGCCACCCCGCCGCATGGAACCCGCGGACGTGGCGCTCCCACCCGGCTACCGCTTGGAGGTGGTGACCACTGGCCTCACCTACCCCACCGGAGTGGCCTTCGATGACGCGGGCACCCCGCACGTCATCGAGGCCGGCTACAGCTACGGCGAGGACTTCACCGAGGCCCGGCTCGTCCGCATCGAGAAGGACGGCCAGCGCACCGTGGTGGCGCGCGGAGACCACCCGCCCTGGACCGGCGTCACCTTCCACCAGGGCGCCTTCTACATCGCCGAGGGCGGACAGAAGGACGGAGGCCGCATCGTCCGGGTGACGCCGGACGGGCAGCTCACTCCGCTCCTCTCGGGCCTGCCGAGCCTGGGAGACCACCACACCAACGGGCCCGCCATCGGCCCGGACGGAGCTCTGTACTTCAGCGTGGGCACGGCGACGAACGCGGGCGTGGTGGGGCCGGACAATGCGCACATGGGTTGGCTCGGCCGCCACCCGAAGTTCCACGACATCCCCTGCCAGGACATCACCCTCAACGGCACCAATTACACCAGCGACAACCCGCTCACGCCGGACCCGGACGACAAGGCCACCACTGGCGCCTACGTCCCCTTCGGCACCCCGACGGAGCGCGGCCAGACCATCGCCGGCCAGGTGCCCTGCTCCGGCGCCATCTTCCGCCTGCCCCCAGGCGCCACCGCGCCGGAGCTGGTGGCGTGGGGCTTCCGCAACCCCTACGGGCTCGCGTTCTCTCCGAGTGGCCGGCTGTACGCCACCGACAACGGCTACGACATGCGCGGCAGCCGTCCGCTCTACGGCGCGCCCGACCTGCTCTGGGAGGTGACGCCCGACACCTGGTACGGCTGGCCCGACTTCTCCGGAGACCGGGCGGTGAGCCAGGAGTGGCACAAGCCTCCCGGCCAGCAGAACGCGCCGAGGGCCCTGCTCCAGCTTCCTCCGACGAGCGCCCCGCCCAAGCCAACGGCGCGCCTCGGAGTTCACTCCTCCTCCAACCGCTTCGACTTCTCACGCAGCCCGGAGTTCGGCCACGTGGGCCACGCCTTCATCGCCCAGTTCGGCGACATGACGCCCAACACGGGCAAGGTGTTCGGCCCGGTGGGCTTCAAGGTGGTGCGCGTGGACGTGGCCACCGGCACCATCCACGACTTCGCGGCCAACCTGGACAAGGGCAGCGGAGGCCCCGCCTCGCGCCTGGGCCGAGCGGGCCTCGAGCGCCCCATGGATGCCCGCTTCGACCCCAGCGGCCGAGCGCTCTACATCGTCGACTTCGGGGTGATGACCCTGGACGGGGAGGGCAACATCCATCCTTATAAGGAGACCGGCGTGCTCTGGCGCGTCACCCGCGCTCCGGAGGGCACATGA
- a CDS encoding c-type cytochrome has translation MRHLGGPAALLAVVALGTACGQARRGVPFGPPLQLTEQEQQGERLFMEHCHHCHPGGAAGLGPALNNKPLPGAAMHLQIRKGVGTMPAFPEELLSNAQVDALVAYLNKLQQEP, from the coding sequence ATGAGACACCTCGGCGGCCCCGCCGCGCTGCTCGCCGTAGTAGCCCTGGGCACCGCCTGTGGCCAGGCACGACGCGGCGTTCCCTTCGGCCCCCCTCTGCAGCTCACCGAGCAGGAGCAACAGGGCGAGCGGCTCTTCATGGAGCACTGCCACCACTGCCACCCGGGAGGCGCGGCGGGCCTGGGCCCGGCCCTCAACAACAAGCCACTGCCGGGCGCCGCCATGCACCTGCAGATCCGCAAGGGCGTGGGCACCATGCCCGCCTTCCCCGAGGAGCTGCTCTCCAACGCGCAGGTGGACGCGCTCGTCGCCTACCTCAATAAGCTCCAGCAGGAACCGTGA
- a CDS encoding HAD family hydrolase, with protein MLRAVLFDMDGVLLKSEEAWAHVVAAAGEHFRGRAVSREEFQPTFGQGTEADVRVFGLRCTPAELDRFYVEHFPRYAQSVWVNPEARPLLETLGARGLRRAVVTNTVSPLAATLLEAARLTDCFESVACADLVARSKPAPDLVLYALEKLGVAAGEALMVGDSRYDRGAAGAAGVRFVGLGLDGDARIERLSELMAQLTVPAGAY; from the coding sequence GTGCTCCGGGCGGTCCTCTTCGACATGGATGGGGTGCTCCTCAAGAGCGAGGAGGCCTGGGCGCACGTGGTGGCGGCCGCGGGAGAGCATTTCCGCGGCCGCGCCGTGAGCCGGGAGGAGTTCCAGCCCACCTTCGGCCAGGGCACCGAGGCGGACGTGCGCGTCTTCGGCCTGCGGTGTACTCCGGCCGAGCTGGACCGCTTCTATGTGGAGCACTTCCCGCGCTACGCGCAGTCCGTGTGGGTGAATCCCGAGGCGCGGCCGTTGTTGGAGACGCTGGGGGCGCGGGGCCTGCGGCGCGCGGTGGTGACGAACACCGTGTCCCCGCTGGCCGCCACGTTGCTGGAGGCGGCGCGCTTGACTGACTGCTTCGAGTCCGTGGCATGCGCGGACCTCGTGGCGCGCTCGAAGCCCGCGCCGGATCTGGTGCTGTACGCGCTGGAGAAGCTGGGCGTGGCCGCCGGCGAGGCGCTGATGGTGGGCGACTCGCGCTACGACCGGGGCGCGGCCGGGGCCGCGGGCGTGCGCTTCGTGGGGCTGGGGCTGGACGGGGATGCGCGCATCGAGCGGCTGAGCGAGCTGATGGCCCAGCTCACGGTTCCTGCTGGAGCTTATTGA
- the trxA gene encoding thioredoxin, with the protein MATIEISKDNFKDTVGKQGIVMLDWWASWCGPCRAFAPIYEQTAGKHADITFGKIDTDAQQELAGAFEIRSIPTLMVFRDGILLFEQAGALPAAALEDLISKVRALDMEDVRKQVEAQRAAQEPPKA; encoded by the coding sequence ATGGCGACGATCGAGATCAGCAAGGACAACTTCAAGGACACCGTGGGCAAGCAGGGCATCGTCATGCTCGATTGGTGGGCGTCGTGGTGCGGGCCGTGCCGGGCCTTCGCCCCCATCTATGAGCAGACGGCCGGCAAGCACGCGGACATCACCTTCGGGAAGATCGACACCGACGCCCAGCAGGAGCTGGCCGGGGCGTTCGAGATTCGCTCCATCCCCACGCTGATGGTGTTCCGGGATGGCATCCTCCTGTTCGAGCAGGCCGGGGCGTTGCCGGCCGCCGCGCTCGAGGACCTCATCTCCAAGGTGCGGGCGCTGGACATGGAGGATGTGCGCAAGCAGGTGGAAGCACAGCGCGCGGCGCAGGAGCCGCCCAAGGCCTGA
- a CDS encoding FKBP-type peptidyl-prolyl cis-trans isomerase — protein sequence MGLQVDDVKVGTGAEAKAGKTVTVHYVGTLTNGSKFDSSRDRRQGFSFELGAGEVIQGWDQGVAGMKVGGLRKLTIPPELGYGARGFPPVIPPNSTLIFEVELLDVK from the coding sequence ATGGGCTTGCAGGTGGACGACGTGAAGGTAGGGACCGGCGCCGAGGCGAAGGCCGGCAAGACGGTCACGGTGCATTACGTGGGCACGCTCACCAATGGCTCCAAGTTCGACAGCAGCCGGGACCGCCGACAGGGGTTCTCCTTCGAGCTGGGCGCGGGTGAGGTCATCCAGGGGTGGGACCAGGGCGTGGCGGGCATGAAGGTGGGCGGGTTGCGCAAGCTCACCATTCCGCCGGAGCTGGGGTACGGCGCGCGCGGCTTTCCGCCCGTCATCCCTCCCAACTCCACGCTCATCTTCGAGGTGGAATTGTTGGACGTGAAGTAG